The DNA sequence ATCAGGTCGGAATGAGCCATTTGTGCTGCATGCTTTCGCGTGTATCGGCGATGTCCGTATCGTCGACTGTCATTGTATCCGTGTGTCCAAATCCCAGGCTGTAGTCGAGAATGGACAGAATGGTCGGAGTTATGCGGAAGAAGGCGGGTGGGATGCCTTCCATTGGGTCCATGTTCGCGATCTGGGGGAACCGCTTCAGCATCATGCCGACGATCTCTGCGCTCTCTTCCTCTGTCGTCATTTCCGTTGCCCGGGCGGCCATGGACAGGCCGCGAATGTGATCCCAGTCGGAATAGGGCGGCGTCACTGTCAGCGAGACCCTCGGGTCGCGGCGCATGTTTCTCGCTTTCTGGGAGTCCCGGCCCACACCGATGAACAGGGTCAGTCCGTCATGGACGAAAGACACCGTGGTATTCTGGGGAAAGCCGTCGTGTCGAACAGTCGCGATGGCCAGATCATTGCTGGCGTCCAGAATGGCGATTGCCTTCTTTTCCAGGTCGGACTTCATGGCTGGAACCTCCGTCATATGGCGTCTTCAGAATGGAACGGGTCAAGCCGGACCGCCTTGATGCTGATCAAGGCGTTGAGAATTCAGGCATGCCGCGCGGCGTCACGTGCGTTGAATGGCAAGCCGCAACTGTTTCTCCACTTCCAGCAATCCGAAAACGGCAATTCCTGCGCCGAGAACGATGCCGGCATGTTTTAGCGGAAGGCCTGTGGTGCCAAACACGGCCTGGGCCGTCGGCCAATAGGTCGCGGCCAACTGACCCGCAACAACCACACACAAGGCGATCCAGATAGCCGGGGTGCCGCGCAGTCCGGCAAGTGTGGTGGACGCGCCGTGTTGGTACCGGACAAAGAACAGGTAGGCGACCTGCAATACGACCAGGCCGTTGAAGGCCACGGTTCGGGCAAGGTCGAGCGATCCGGTCTCGTTGAGCGTGTAAGTGAAGATTCCAAAGATGGCGGCTGCGAACAACAGGGTTGCCACGACGATATCTCCAAGCAGGCCGGCATCCAGAAGAGGCGTTGTCCGCTTGCGGGGCGGCGCGCTCATTGTCCCGGGTTCGAGCGGCTCGAAGGCGAGGGCCAGCCCGAGCGTCATCTCGGTAATCAGATTGATCCACAGGATCTGGATGGGGGTGATCGGCAGGACAAGACCAAACAGGAGCGCCAGAATCACGACGCTGGATTCCCCGCCGCCGGTCGGCAGTGTCCACCGGATCAGTTTCCGGATATTGTCATAGACCCTTCTGCCTTCAGTGACGGCGGCGGCAATGGAGGCAAAATTGTCGTCCGCAAGCACTATGGCAGCGGACTCCTTGGCGGCTTCGCTGCCTTTCTGTCCCATGGCCACACCGACATCCGCCCGCTTGAGCGCGGGCGCATCGTTCACGCCATCGCCGGTCATGGCCACGATCAGGTCCTGGCTCTGGAGAGCCTTGACGAGACGCAGTTTGTGTTCGGGACTGGTCCGGGCAAAGACATTGGTGTCGCGAACCGCAGAAGCCAGCGCGACATCGTCCAGATGATCCAGATCGCGGCCCTCAAGCACGTGCCCAGGAGTTTCCAGCCCGATCTCGGCGGCAATGGCCGTGGCCGTGCCCGCATGATCACCTGTGATCATCTTGACCTGAATACCGGCCGCCCGGCACTCCGCGACCGCGCGGATCGCTTCCGGGCGGGGAGGGTCGGCCAGACCTGCCAGGCCTATGAAGGTCAGATGACCTGACAGCGCTTCCGGACCCAGTTCCGTTTCGGTCGCATTCTTCAGTGTGGCAAGGGCGAGGACCCGCATGCCACGCGCGGCGAAGCGGTCCGTGACGGCACGAATTTCCCTGCGATCGATGGGAATGGCTGAACCATCAGCGTCCAGCATGTCGGAGCAAAGCCCCGTAATGGCCTCGGGCGCGCCTTTGACATGCAGCACTTCGCTGTCGCCATCCCGGTTCCGGGTCACCATCAGGCGATGGCGGGAATCGAAAGGCAACACATCAAGACGGGTTTGCTCGGTACGCAGTGCCTCAGGATCCGGCAGCACCTTGCCGGCAAGGGCCAGAAGGGCGCCCTCCATGGGGTCCCCGGTCAGCGCCCAACCCGTCGGCTGTTTCAGCAATCGTGAGTCATTGCACAGGGCGGCCGTTATGGCGAAGGTGTGCAGAGGGCAGGTCGCGGAAAGCTGTGGACGAGGGGAGAGGAGTCCTGTCGGGGAGTATCCCTCTCCGGACACATCATATGACTGGCCCGCCGTCCACACTGCACGCACAACCATCTCGTTTCGGGTCAGCGTGCCGGTCTTGTCCGTACAGATAACAGAAACGGCGCCAAGCGTCTCGATTGCCGGCAGGCGCCGGACTATGGCGTGCTTGCGGGCCATGGCGCGGACACCGATGGCCATCGTGATCGTCAGGACGGCCGGCAGGCCTTCCGGAATGGCTGCGACCGACAAACCCACCACGGACATGAACGTGTCCGTAAAATCGTCCTCTCGAATGAACACGCCATAGGACAACAATGCTGCTCCCATCAGCAGAATCAGCACGGTCAGCCAGCGTGCAAACGCATTCATCTGACCGAGAAGCGGTGTCTGAAGCGTGTCCACCGAGGACAGCATGCCGCTCACATGCCCGATTTCTGTCCGGGGGCCGATGGCTGTGACCACACCTTGGGCCTGTCCGGCGGTAACGATGGTACCGCCAAATGCTATGCAGGTCCGTTCCCCAAGTGGTGCGTCTTCGCGTACTGGCTCAATGGCCTTGTTCACTGGAACAGACTCGCCGGTCAGGAGCGCTTCCTGCACTTGCAGGCCGTGCACCTCGAATAGCCTCAGATCAGCCGGCACCCGGTCTCCGGCTTCAACGAACACACTGTCCCCCGGCACCAATTGCTCGGCGTCCAGGGTAATCCGGCGTCCGTCCCGCACCACGTGCGCGTGCGGCGACAGCATGGTTTCGATCGCTTCGAGTGCGGCAGCAGCGCGGCCTTCCTGCACGAAGCCGATGATGGCATTGGCGAGGACGACAAACAGGATGACCGCGGAGTCGATGGGCTGGCCGAGCCACCAGGTGACGATGGCCGCGACAATCAGCACATAGATCAGCGCGTTATGGAAGTGAGACAGAAACCGGAGGACAATCGGTGTCTTGCGCGCGCGGGGAATCCGGTTCGCCCCATGAATGTCCTGCCGTATCGCGGCGTCGGCGCTGGAGAGACCCTCTCGGCTGGTTCCGAATTGCTCCAGGACCGCATCAACCGTTTTGGCATGCGTGACAACTTCTGAAGGACGGCCTGCGGTCATGGATCGGCTCCAGGCGGCGAAGCGGAAACGGGACCCGGCCTGAAGGGCGGGTTTCAAGTCCCTAGGACGGTGGATCGCCACTCCGTTTGATTGGGATCAAGGCGGGAATGCCTGCCTGTGGCGAATTTGGCGCACGATCTGTCAGCCCGGAGGGAGTCGCATGAGCTTCAAGACCATTTTCGTGCCCATGGCGTTTGAGCAAACCGCGAAAAGCGTGTCCGATGCCGCCCTGAAGATGGCCCATGCCTTTCATGGACATGTCATGGCGCACCATGTCCGCCAACGGTTCGCCTCCTATCCGCCGATGGAGTTCTTTCCGGCTGCCGCAAGCGCCACGACCATGGCGATGGAAAGCCATGATGAAGCAACCGCAGCCTTTGCCCGCACCATGCGTGTTGCGTTCGAGGAGCGGTGTGACGAGGATGGTGCGCACATCGTGCCGGTGTCCGAAGCGCTCAAACACAATGGTGTCACGGCCTCATGGTCGGAGGAAACCGGCGCGATGACGCGAAACTATGCCATGGCGGCTCGGGTCGCGGATCTGGTCGTGATGTCCAATCCGGACCCGAAGGAAATCCTGCTCGAACGGGAGATATTTGAAGAAATTCTCATGCAGTCCGGCGCTCCCGTGCTGCTTGTGCCACGCGACGGACTGGACGCGGCCCCGCGTCGCCCGCTGGTCGCATGGGATGGCAGCCTTCAGGCATCCCGCATCCTGCGGTGCGCCTTGCCCCTTCTGCAGATGAGCGAGGAAACCACGCTCCTCACCATCGGCGAAACGGATTTCGGCACGCCCGGCATCGAAGCCGCCCGGCTCTGGCTGGAACGGGCAGGCGTGAAGGTGAAGAGCCGCACGGTCGAATGGCCCGACCGGCCCATTGCCGAACGGATCCTCAATCAGTGCGAGGCCACCGGCAGCGACATTGTCCTGATGGGCGGGTATTCGCATTCGCGACTGCGCGAGAGCATGCTGGGAGGGGTCACACTGCACATGCTGCGACACGCCAACCAACCCCTTCTCATGATCCACTAGGACCCGAATCATGGCGGATACCGCATTCAGCCTGGATCCCGACCGCACGGCTGAAGCAGACATCCTGCTGTCTGCGCGTGGACTGACAAAGGTTTATGACACCGGCGAGGTGAAGGTGCAGGCCCTGCGCGGCGTTGACCTCGACGTCTTCCGGGGGGAGCTTCTCGTCATGCTGGGCGCGTCCGGAAGCGGCAAGTCGACCCTGCTCAACATATTGGGCGGTCTGGACCGACCCAGTGAAGGGGATGTGCTGTTTGAAGGAAAATCGCTGACGCGGCGGACAGATGCGGGGCTGACCCGCTATCGGCGCAATCATGTCGGTTTCATTTTCCAGTTCTACAATCTCGTGCCAAGCCTGACAGCCCGCGAGAATGTGGCGCTCGTGACGGAGATCGCGCGCGACCCCATTCCGCCGGAAGATGCGCTGTCCATGGTCGGGCTCGGCAAGCGGCTGGACCATTTTCCGGCTGAACTGTCCGGCGGGGAACAGCAACGGGTTGCCGTGGCCCGGGCGATTGCCAAACGTCCCTCGCTGCTGTTCTGCGATGAGCCGACCGGCGCGCTCGACAGCACAACCGGGATTCAGGTCCTGGAAGCACTCGATCACGTGAATCGCGAGCTCGGCGCCACGACCGTGGTGATCACGCACAATGTGGGGATCGCCGACATGTCGGACCGCACCATCCGCCTGTCCGACGGACAGATAGCGGAGACCCGCCAGATTGATCGCGCAAAGAAGCCGTCGGAACTGTCCTGGTGAAGTTCGGCGCCTGGATCTCCGCTCTCGACCGCAAATTGCTGCGGGATCTGTTGCACATGCGCGGGCAGGGCATGGCTGTGGGGGCGATCGTTGCCTGCGGGGTCGCCATCATGGTCATGGCGCTCGGCGCCATTTCCTCTCTCGAACTCAGCCGGTCGACCTATTATGAGCGTTTCCGCTTTGCCGACGTGTTCAGCAATGCGAAGCGCGCCCCGGAACGCCTGGTCAGCAACATCGCGGAAATCGACGGTGTACGCGCGGTCGAAACGCGTATTTCCCGTCTGGTCACGCTCGATATCGAAGGGCTTCGGGAGCCGGCCAATGCGCAACTCGTCTCGCTGCCGGAAATTGGCGAGCCTCGCCTGAACGGGGTGTTGCTGTATTCCGGACGCTTCCCGGATCCGGGCCGGCCGGACGAAGCGGTCGTCTCGAAATCCTTCATGGATGCGCACGGCTTCAGACTGGGCGGAAGCGTCCGGGCCGTGGTGAACGGACGGGCTCGTGATGTGGAGATCGTCGGCATCGGCGATTCACCGGAACATATCTACATGCTTGGTCCGGGCGGCTTGCTTCCGGACGAGAAACGATTTGCCATTTTCTGGATGGGGCGCCGCGCACTCGAAGCGGCCTTCGATCTTGATGGCGCGTTCAATGATGTCAGCGTGTCCCTCAATCCCGGCACCAATCCGCACCATGTGATCGATGCGCTCGATACATTGCTCGAGCCTTACGGGACTGGCGGCGCGTATGGCGCGGAAGATCAGTTGTCGAACGCGTTCATCGAGAGCGAGATGCAGCAGCTTGCGGCCATTGCCGCCATCATCCCGCCCATCTTTCTGGTCGTGTCCGCAATGCTCATCAATGCCATACTGGCGCGTCTGATTGCCACGGAACGCCAGCAGATCGGCTTGTTGAAGGCCTTCGGGTTCGATCAGCGGGAAATTGCCTGGCATTATGTGAAAATGGCTCTGGGCATGGTGGCGGGTGGCATCCTGGTCGGCTTCGGCCTCGGGGCAGCGCTGGCCCGGCTGATGACCAATCTCTATTCGGACAGTTTCCGCTTTCCCGACATGATCTTTCGCCTGGAGCCTTCCGCCTTCGTGATCGGTGGCGGTGCGGCGGCGTTTGCGGCGGTCATCGGTGCGGTCGGGTCAGCGCGCTCCGCGGCGAAACTGGCGCCTGCCGAAGCGATGTCGCCCGCGCCACCGACCATGTACAGCAAGGGACTGGTTCAGCGCATGTTCGGTTTCTTCAAACTGGACGAGCCAACACGGATGATCCTGCGCCATATCACGCGTTGGCCGGTCCGGGCCGCTGTCACGATTGCCGGCGTGGCCGCGGCGCAGGGCCTTCTGGTCGGCACCCTGTTTGCCTTTGATGCGATTGACGAGATGCTGGAGCAGAGATTCCACCGTACCGATGCATATGATGCGGCGATCAGTTTTGTCGAACCTGTCAATTTTGGTGCGCTGAGAGAAATCGAACGCCTGCCGGGTGTCCTGTCGGTGCAGCCCAGTCGGGACGTGTCCGTCAGATTGCGCCACCGGCATCTGGACGAGCGGGCCTGGCTGGTTGGGCTCGATGCCGATGGTCGCCAAAGACGGATTCTGGATGGTGACCGACGATACATGAAAGTGCCGGACAGGGGACTGGCCCTGTCGGCGCAGCTGGCCAACATGATCGCGGCAGGATTGGGCGATCATGTTACGCTGGAGGTTCTCGAAGGTGAACGTCCCATTGTCGAAGCGACCGTCACGGCGATTGTCAATGAACCGATGGGATGGCCTGCTTTCATGGACACATCGGCGCTCGGCAGGCTCCTGGGGGAAAGCAGGGTGATCAGCGGAGTCTACGTCATGGTCGATCCTGACCTTGAAGCGGACTTCAGCGATGCGGTGCTTGAGCGCCCCGGAATTGCCAGTGTAACGCTGCAGCGCGCCTCCATCGAAAGCTTCAATGAGTCGATGGAAGAGAATGTGAACATCATGATGACCATCTATGCGCTCATCGGCGGGGCCATCGCGGCCGCCGTGGTGTACAATGCCGCGCGTATCGGGCTGACCGAACGGGGGCGAGAACTTGCGAGTCTCCGCGTACTGGGATTCTCCGAAGGCGAAGTATCCTACATCCTGATTGGAGAACTGGCACTCCTCGTCTTTCTCGCCTTGCCGCTCGGCGGTTTGCTCGGCGCTGGGCTTGCCTATCTTGTGGCGACGTCCATGGCTACGGAATTATTCCGTGTACCACTGACGATTGACCCCTCAACACAAGGGTTCGCGGCGCTGATCGTGATCGCGTCCTCCATTGCAGCCGCCCTGTTTGTCCGAAATCGAGTGAAGTCACTCGATCTGATCGCCGTATTGAAGACCCGGGAGTAACCCATGGCCCTGAGAAACCGTATCCTGTTCTGGGCAGTCATTGCCCTTGTTGTTGTCAGTCTGGCGGTGTGGGCCTTCTCACCGCGCGCCGTGGACGTCGATATCGTCGAAGTGCAGCGCGGTCCCATGACCGTATCGGTTGAGGAAGAAGGTGAGACCCGCATTCACGACGTGTTCGAGATTTCGGCGCCGGTCGCCGGGCAATTGGAGCGCATTGGTCTCGATGCTGGTGATTGTGTCTATGAGGGTGAGACAGTGGTGGCCGTCATCAAACCCATTGCGGCCCCGGTCCTGGACAGCCGGTCTGAAAAGCAGCTCTCCGCGGTGGCAGACGCCGCCGCCGCCGCCGTCAGGGCAGCAGCTGCAGAATTGGACCGGGTCAGGGCCGAACTCTCGCGCGCAGAAACCGACGCGAACCGCTATCGTCAGCTCGCACCGGGAGGGTCGATCGCCCGGCAGGTGCTCGAGCGTGCCGAGGCGGAAGAGCGGACTTTGCACGCCGCCGCACGGGCCGCTGAAGCGGCCCTGGCCATGCGACGGCAGGAACTGGCCGCTGCGCGTGCGGCCCTTCGCCCGAGCAGCGCATCTGAAGGTGGCGAACTGATTGACGTGATTGCACCGATTGACGGCGTGCTGTTGCGTCGTTTGCGACAGAGCGAGGGGCCGGTCGCGCAGGGGGCGCCTCTGGTCGAAGTGGGCGATCCGGACGAAATTGAAATCATCTCGGACCTCCTGTCGGAAGACGCCGTACGGATTTCACCCGGGGACCCGGTGACGATCTCGGACTGGGGCGGACCTGATCTTTACGGAAAAGTCCGCCGGATAGAGCCATTCGCCTTCACGAAAGTCTCCGCACTCGGCATTGAAGAGCAACGGGTCAATGTGGTGATGGATCTGTCTCCCGGACAGCCCTCCGCACGACTCGGCCATGGCTATCGTGTCGATGTGGCTGTCGAGGTCTGGTCGGCTGATGATGTGTTGACCGCGCCGATGACCGCCCTGTTCAAGCAGGACCGCGCCTGGTCGGTCTATCGTGTGGAGCGCGGACGCGCGCGTTTGCGCCAGGTCGAAATTGGCCACATGAACGGACAGGTCGCAGAGATTCTTGCTGGGCT is a window from the Hyphomonas sp. genome containing:
- a CDS encoding HlyD family efflux transporter periplasmic adaptor subunit, whose protein sequence is MALRNRILFWAVIALVVVSLAVWAFSPRAVDVDIVEVQRGPMTVSVEEEGETRIHDVFEISAPVAGQLERIGLDAGDCVYEGETVVAVIKPIAAPVLDSRSEKQLSAVADAAAAAVRAAAAELDRVRAELSRAETDANRYRQLAPGGSIARQVLERAEAEERTLHAAARAAEAALAMRRQELAAARAALRPSSASEGGELIDVIAPIDGVLLRRLRQSEGPVAQGAPLVEVGDPDEIEIISDLLSEDAVRISPGDPVTISDWGGPDLYGKVRRIEPFAFTKVSALGIEEQRVNVVMDLSPGQPSARLGHGYRVDVAVEVWSADDVLTAPMTALFKQDRAWSVYRVERGRARLRQVEIGHMNGQVAEILAGLEPGDTLVEHPSSRIEDRVLVRARQSAGPVMEESPGMTADAVPLSASWDTDASGCDFLIR
- a CDS encoding universal stress protein → MSFKTIFVPMAFEQTAKSVSDAALKMAHAFHGHVMAHHVRQRFASYPPMEFFPAAASATTMAMESHDEATAAFARTMRVAFEERCDEDGAHIVPVSEALKHNGVTASWSEETGAMTRNYAMAARVADLVVMSNPDPKEILLEREIFEEILMQSGAPVLLVPRDGLDAAPRRPLVAWDGSLQASRILRCALPLLQMSEETTLLTIGETDFGTPGIEAARLWLERAGVKVKSRTVEWPDRPIAERILNQCEATGSDIVLMGGYSHSRLRESMLGGVTLHMLRHANQPLLMIH
- a CDS encoding ABC transporter ATP-binding protein; protein product: MADTAFSLDPDRTAEADILLSARGLTKVYDTGEVKVQALRGVDLDVFRGELLVMLGASGSGKSTLLNILGGLDRPSEGDVLFEGKSLTRRTDAGLTRYRRNHVGFIFQFYNLVPSLTARENVALVTEIARDPIPPEDALSMVGLGKRLDHFPAELSGGEQQRVAVARAIAKRPSLLFCDEPTGALDSTTGIQVLEALDHVNRELGATTVVITHNVGIADMSDRTIRLSDGQIAETRQIDRAKKPSELSW
- a CDS encoding HAD-IC family P-type ATPase encodes the protein MTAGRPSEVVTHAKTVDAVLEQFGTSREGLSSADAAIRQDIHGANRIPRARKTPIVLRFLSHFHNALIYVLIVAAIVTWWLGQPIDSAVILFVVLANAIIGFVQEGRAAAALEAIETMLSPHAHVVRDGRRITLDAEQLVPGDSVFVEAGDRVPADLRLFEVHGLQVQEALLTGESVPVNKAIEPVREDAPLGERTCIAFGGTIVTAGQAQGVVTAIGPRTEIGHVSGMLSSVDTLQTPLLGQMNAFARWLTVLILLMGAALLSYGVFIREDDFTDTFMSVVGLSVAAIPEGLPAVLTITMAIGVRAMARKHAIVRRLPAIETLGAVSVICTDKTGTLTRNEMVVRAVWTAGQSYDVSGEGYSPTGLLSPRPQLSATCPLHTFAITAALCNDSRLLKQPTGWALTGDPMEGALLALAGKVLPDPEALRTEQTRLDVLPFDSRHRLMVTRNRDGDSEVLHVKGAPEAITGLCSDMLDADGSAIPIDRREIRAVTDRFAARGMRVLALATLKNATETELGPEALSGHLTFIGLAGLADPPRPEAIRAVAECRAAGIQVKMITGDHAGTATAIAAEIGLETPGHVLEGRDLDHLDDVALASAVRDTNVFARTSPEHKLRLVKALQSQDLIVAMTGDGVNDAPALKRADVGVAMGQKGSEAAKESAAIVLADDNFASIAAAVTEGRRVYDNIRKLIRWTLPTGGGESSVVILALLFGLVLPITPIQILWINLITEMTLGLALAFEPLEPGTMSAPPRKRTTPLLDAGLLGDIVVATLLFAAAIFGIFTYTLNETGSLDLARTVAFNGLVVLQVAYLFFVRYQHGASTTLAGLRGTPAIWIALCVVVAGQLAATYWPTAQAVFGTTGLPLKHAGIVLGAGIAVFGLLEVEKQLRLAIQRT
- a CDS encoding pyridoxamine 5'-phosphate oxidase family protein encodes the protein MKSDLEKKAIAILDASNDLAIATVRHDGFPQNTTVSFVHDGLTLFIGVGRDSQKARNMRRDPRVSLTVTPPYSDWDHIRGLSMAARATEMTTEEESAEIVGMMLKRFPQIANMDPMEGIPPAFFRITPTILSILDYSLGFGHTDTMTVDDTDIADTRESMQHKWLIPT
- a CDS encoding ABC transporter permease, with amino-acid sequence MKFGAWISALDRKLLRDLLHMRGQGMAVGAIVACGVAIMVMALGAISSLELSRSTYYERFRFADVFSNAKRAPERLVSNIAEIDGVRAVETRISRLVTLDIEGLREPANAQLVSLPEIGEPRLNGVLLYSGRFPDPGRPDEAVVSKSFMDAHGFRLGGSVRAVVNGRARDVEIVGIGDSPEHIYMLGPGGLLPDEKRFAIFWMGRRALEAAFDLDGAFNDVSVSLNPGTNPHHVIDALDTLLEPYGTGGAYGAEDQLSNAFIESEMQQLAAIAAIIPPIFLVVSAMLINAILARLIATERQQIGLLKAFGFDQREIAWHYVKMALGMVAGGILVGFGLGAALARLMTNLYSDSFRFPDMIFRLEPSAFVIGGGAAAFAAVIGAVGSARSAAKLAPAEAMSPAPPTMYSKGLVQRMFGFFKLDEPTRMILRHITRWPVRAAVTIAGVAAAQGLLVGTLFAFDAIDEMLEQRFHRTDAYDAAISFVEPVNFGALREIERLPGVLSVQPSRDVSVRLRHRHLDERAWLVGLDADGRQRRILDGDRRYMKVPDRGLALSAQLANMIAAGLGDHVTLEVLEGERPIVEATVTAIVNEPMGWPAFMDTSALGRLLGESRVISGVYVMVDPDLEADFSDAVLERPGIASVTLQRASIESFNESMEENVNIMMTIYALIGGAIAAAVVYNAARIGLTERGRELASLRVLGFSEGEVSYILIGELALLVFLALPLGGLLGAGLAYLVATSMATELFRVPLTIDPSTQGFAALIVIASSIAAALFVRNRVKSLDLIAVLKTRE